In Clostridia bacterium, one DNA window encodes the following:
- a CDS encoding spore coat protein, with translation MNSTFQEKDLLQDMLVLEKDIVRNYASYIVEASCPKLRDTLDQNMSSCADDQFSIFNAMKSRGYYQTKDAPQQEVQQQKEKYGDILGTMN, from the coding sequence ATGAACAGTACATTTCAAGAAAAAGATTTGTTGCAAGACATGTTGGTTTTAGAAAAAGACATAGTAAGAAACTATGCAAGCTATATAGTTGAAGCATCTTGCCCCAAATTAAGAGATACTCTTGACCAGAACATGAGTTCTTGCGCAGACGATCAATTCAGCATATTTAACGCAATGAAATCCCGCGGATATTATCAAACAAAGGATGCGCCTCAGCAAGAGGTCCAACAGCAAAAAGAAAAATATGGTGACATATTAGGCACAATGAACTAA